From Daucus carota subsp. sativus chromosome 6, DH1 v3.0, whole genome shotgun sequence:
AGAAGTTGGTGTTTCTGCTATGGTATTCTGGTTTGGCATGATTTTAGTGCGTCGTTGATACACCAGAAGTGGTTTAGGTGATAGATGTTCAGATTCGGATGTCACTTGAGTGGATAAAGGATCTGTATACAGAGGTACAGCTGAAAATGTTGGGGAATGATGATCATTGTAGGTAGAGAAAAAAGGCTGATTTTCCAAGAAAATTACATTTCTTGAAACCCGAGTACGTCGTATAGTAGGATCATAACAGAGAAATCCTTTCTGGTGTAGAGCGTACCCTAAGAAAGCACATTTGTTTGACTGAGCTGTGAGTTTTGTGCGTTCATGTGGAGGAAGGTGAACATAACATACACATCCAAAATTACGAAGACCTGAATAATCTGGAATGCGACCAAATAATCGAGTGAAAGGTGAAACATGATTTAAGGATGGTGAGGGTAATCTATTTATGAGGTACACAGCAGTGGAGAGAGCTTCACACCAGAACCTAGAGGGCACAAATGATTCCAACAAAAGGGTACGTACAACATCGAGAAGATGTCGGTTTTTTCTTTCAGCTATCCCATTTTGTTGGGGAGTTGAAGGACAAGACCTTTGAGATATAATGCCATTGGCTTGCAAATACTCTTGAAACAAATGAGACATATATTCACCCCCATTATCAGACcgaagaattttaattttagtatcaaattgggtttgAATGTAGGCATGAAAGATCTTGAAGGTGGagagtacttcagatttggaaCGAAGCAAATATATCCATGTGAAACGACTATAATCGTCAATAAACGTGACAAAGTACTTATACTTAGCATGAGACACAACTGGTGACATACCCCAaacatcactatgtattaaatcaaaaggttgaGTTACATAAGATGTATGAATGGGAAATGGTAGAGTTTTACTTTTTCCAAGTTTGCACGAATTGCAATCGAATTGGACAGAACTAAGAGAAGAAAACTTTTTATTGCCAAGTACACCAGATTTCAACAAAACACGAAGAACATCATTATTAGGGTGTCCTAGACGCTTATGCCATGCATGGTAATCAATACGGGCAGAATTACAAGAAACAATAGGAAGCGAGTGACATGGCGAAGGAAATTGGATAGGAAAGAGACGTTCAACTTTAGGCCCCCTCGTGATCACCCTCCCTGACTGCTGATCCTGCACAACACAACCAGATTTTGAAAATGTCACTTTGCaattattttctaccaattgACCGACAGAAATGAGATTAGTGGTAAGGGTAGGAGAGACAAAGACATCGGTCAGAGAGGAAGAAATATCACCAGTTTCTGTAATAGGTAAATGACTTCCATCTGCCGTACCGATTTCAAGATTTccacaatatttatttatatttgtaagaaAATCAGCATTATTTGTCATATGATTAGAAGCTGCAGAATCAAAGTACCAAGTAGGTGTTTTGAGGGCAGATTTACCAGAAATTCCCAAAGTAGAAAATGCCGAAATGATCATTTGCTGAATCATTTCAGGTGTCACAGGTTGAACAGGAGCAGTAGCATTTCGTGTTGTACCGCCTGTACTTGAGGATTCAACCAAGGCTGTGTAGGCTGTCTCAGATTTCTTTGGTGGACGAGTAGGACATTCCTTGATTATATGTCCATCTTTCTTACAATAATTGCAAAACTTTTTAGAACAGTTTGAAGCATAATGTCCAAAACCTTTGCAAGAGAAACATTGAACATTACGCATATCTCTGCCTCTTGGCTTACCTTGTGTTGCATACGCCACATGAACTAACTCAGATTTCTCTTCTTTCATCGTGTCTTGAGTGAGAAGACGTTGTTCCTCCCGAAGCAGATCATTGAGACATGTATCCAAAGAAGGAAGAGGATCTCGATTCATAAGATTTGACCTAGTAGCTTCAAACTCAGATCGCAATTTCATAAGAAATTGATCTCTTTTAGTAGTTTCATGTACATTCTGAACTGACTTGAGGCCTTCAGCAGGTACAGAAGCATAGACAATATCAGCATATTCAACCCATAGATTCATGAAGTGTGAATAAAAATCAGAAATTGAAAGACCATCTTGTTGAAGTTTGCCTATGTCATGTTCTAGTTGAAAGCGACGAGCAGTGTTTTGCTGACTATATATCTTTTTGAGATAAGCCCACATCTCAGCTGAAGTCTTAAAAGGCCTTAGGTTCAATATAATGTTGGGATCAACGGATCCGAGCAGCCAACCCATGATTTGTGCATCTTTAGTTTCCCACTTAGCATATTTAGCCTTGTCTTTTTCTTTGTCAGGAGCAACAGTGGTGCCACTAACATAACCCCATAAATCCTTACCTTTGACAAAGATCTGAAAGTGAAATGACCATGCTGAATAATTTTTGCCGTTTAGGCGAACCAAGAGAGTATCATACTTATCGAGAGACATGATTCTGAGAGAATGATCAAGAGTAACTAGGAACAagaatctttatcaagataCAAGAACGATGAAAAAGAATTGATCAGAAACAAAAGGCAAATCAGaactgtagctctgataccatgacaAGAATATTGGAAGGGAAAAAGTGTCCTTTCCATTGCTGGAGAGTCCTcattatataacaataatacaaGCTGAATTTTCTCCTGATATCCAGCTAATTAGCAGATTTTCAGCCTTTACAACAGTTGTTATAGTCTAAACATGGAATGTAACTATTTACAATGACACCAAATCTGCTTATACAGCTAATATATCTAATATCTAATTAGGACTGCTAATACATTtgacacatacacatacatacagaTATGCAGACAGacagacacacacatatatgataCATCATCAATATTAGCATATCTGTTACCGTTTGGTGTTATTTATAGGCATGTCATGTAATACTATATCTGTTGACTTTATCAAGGATTAATTATAGATGCACAGTAAAATATAGACTTCTGCTTTAGAACTATATTGTTTGTGATAAGTTGGAGTCAGCCAAAGACTTATCATGCGGACTTATTATTTAATCACTAATGTTGATTAATTGGTTATGCAGTCTATATGGTGACCAAATTCCGGTGAAAGAACTTGCTGAGCGTGTTGCCAGCTATGTGCATCTGTGTACACTTTATTGGTGGCTCAGGTTTGTTTAGAATTGCAGGGACATGCTTATTATATTTTACCTTATGGTCTCTTTAGTATGCTTTTTTGTACGCACTAATTATGATACTGCAGGCCATTTGGGTGTGGAGTAATTCTTGGAGGTTATGACAGAGACGGGCCACAATTGTATATGATAGAACCTTCAGGAGTATCCTACGTGAGTTTTTCCAAAGATAGTTGTaccattaatttttttatatgcttTGAGTACTTATATATAGCTGTTTGAATATACTTCATATGCTTTATAGTACTTGGGTGTTGTTTTAGCTAAATTAGTACTTGGGGATGTTTTGCTTTgggttttaataaaatttaaatttagttttgtAACAAGGTTGTAAGTTTTGTTTTTGTATTGCTGTGAATCGCTTCTCCAGAGATATTATGGTGCTGCTATTGGGAAGGGAAGGCAGGCTGCGAAGACGTaagttgttttttatttttactgcATACATGGCGGTCATGTGATATCTTTACTCTTACAATAGAAGATTGTTTATTTTCAAGAGCAGTAACTTTGATGATAagagtatttttttatttttactgcATACATGGCGGTCAGGTGATATCTTTACTCTTACAATAAGATTGTATATTTTCAAGAGCAGTAACTTTAATGATAAGAgtgtttttgtaatttattttagaaGATATATCTCAATATCCCAAGCTCTATTATGTACTTGGGGTGTCGTACACCTAACTCAGATTTGATTGTATGCACTGGCTATCCCACAAGTCACTTTATTGAATTTCCACCATTATGTTTGGCTGTTGCAAGCATTATAGTTTCTGCCAGCCTACCACTTCACTTGTAAATTTTCTGGTACACTGACCTTTGTGCTAATAATGCTGTGTGGGTCCTTTAAGTGCTAAATACAGTCACACTCGTTCAGATGTGGTACCCGTACACAACTAAATTGTTGTAGCATTACAGCATAGATTTGCCTGATCTTTGTTGATGTTCAAATTTAATCTTGGTTGTTTGATTGTAAGTTTATAAAGACTGAGATTcctaatattttgttttgtatgGGTGATTATTCTTGTTAACTTTTCTTatgatgataattttttaaactgATGTGCTCATAGTCGAATTATATGATGTACAGAGAGATTGAGAAATTGAAGCTATCTGAGATGACTTGCCGACAAGGGGTTATAGAAGTTGCCAAGATGTAAGTGCTACTTTAACATGGTAACGATTTTCCATTCTTCTTGATGATCTTAGTTTGTCATGgtattttgtttttgtgattTAAATGCAATGTGACGAGATCCTTTAAATCTTGCTTTTTATGGCATCATTGCTGCCATTGCAATGCTGAGTATAAGCAgatataaactaatatattctTCTTAAGCCTTAGTCTTTACTCTTTAAGTAGGAAATAAGAACAATGTGGTCAACATGTTTCAGATatgtagtactccctctgtcacattttaactgatgtttgactttctagcacatatattgagatgtaaaaaaacaatatctacactcaataaaataattcaattcttatatcaaataaaagtttaggttctaaacttttatctgatataaattttataaaaaattatcatgtttagatgtgatttttttaacatcttaaaatacgtgtaaaaaagtcaaaagcagttaaaatgagacggagggagtatcatttaatTGACATTTCTCTAGACTATACATATTTTGTCGGTGCAAGAAGCAAGTTGTTATCTTTATCAACTTAgatattaaaacttaatttatgTTGTCTTCAAAATGCTAAAAGAAATGgcaacattacaaattattttaagtccCTTTGgtgtttacttttttatttgcaCATTTTGTGCTGATTCAAATACTAATACACCTTGCCGGTTTTTCTTATTGCCAAGCAGAATTTTTGGTGTACATGATGAGGCTAAAGACAAGGCATTCGAATTGGAAATGAGTTGGGTTTGTGACGAGTCAAAACGCCAACATCAAAAGGTAATATGATTTCAAGTTTTTGTGGTTCTTCATCCTTCCCCTGGATATGATTCTtgtattattagtattatacaTCAGATATCTACGGTAATAATGTTTATTGCCTGTTTTAAAAGTATATACATAGCTTTGTATAAAAATAGAACAGGAGATAAACCCATGTTGGTTTTTAGAATTTTCTTAACCAATCTCAAAGTGGTCTATTGTAAA
This genomic window contains:
- the LOC108224371 gene encoding proteasome subunit alpha type-3; this translates as MASIGTGYDLSVTTFSPDGRVFQIEYASKAVDNSGTVVAIKCKDGIVMGVEKLIASKMMLPGSNRRIHSVHRHSGMAVAGLAADGRQIVARAKSEANNYENLYGDQIPVKELAERVASYVHLCTLYWWLRPFGCGVILGGYDRDGPQLYMIEPSGVSYRYYGAAIGKGRQAAKTEIEKLKLSEMTCRQGVIEVAKIIFGVHDEAKDKAFELEMSWVCDESKRQHQKVPDELLEEAKSAAKAALEEMDAD